CGGCGCTCTTCGCCCTCTACGGGCTCGCGGTCTGCCTCGCCGTCCGCAGCCCCAACGCACCCGGCATCGCCTCCGGGGTGATCGTGGTGCTGGCCTTCCTGGGCAACGTCTTCACGCCGATGGACGGCTTCATGCTCGACCTCGGCCGCTTCACCCCGCTCTACGGCTACGCCGCGCTGGCCCGCTACCCGCTCACCGAGGGCCACCTCCCGATGGGCGGCCACGACCCGCTGTGGCTGCCGGTCGCTAACGTGCTCGCGTGGACCGTGATCTTCTCCCTGGTGGCGATGTGGGGCCTGCGCCGCAGCCGGGCGCGAGCGTGAGCCACCTGCACGGGCCCGCGTCGACCGCCGAGGACCCGTCCAGCCCCTGGCAGCGCTGGGGCTGGGCGATGGCCGTCATCTGGCTGGGCTTCCTCTTCTTCCCGGTCGCGAGCGCCCTGCAGTCCGACGCCCCGCCCCTCGCGACGACCGCCACCCTTGCGGCGATCGCCGTCTTCGCGGTCCTCTACGTCCTCGGCTACACGGTCTGGTCGCAGCACGCCCTCCTCGTCCTCGCCGGGCTGGTGACGCTGACCGCCGCCCTCGTCCCCGTGCTGGGGGTCGACGCCCTCGGCGTGACGCCGTACCTCGGCGCGTACTCGGCGCTCCAGGTGCCGGCCCCGCAGTGGCGCTGGACCACCCCGGCGATCGCCGCGGTGCCGGTCCTGTCGCTCTTCGGCAGCGACGACTTCCCCGTCTTCTTCTTCATCCTGGTGTGGCCGATCATCGGCGGCTGCACCATCGTCCGGCTGCTGACCGACGCCGAGGTGAAGGCGGACGCCACCCGCCAGTCCCTCGCCCTGGTCGCCGAGCGCGAGCGGGTCGCCCGCGACGTCCACGACGTGCTCGGGCACTCGCTGACGGCGCTCTCGGTGAAGGCCGAGCTCGCCGCGCGGCTCATCGACCTCGACCCCGAGCGCGCGAAGGCCGAGCTGGAGTCGATCCAGGAGACCGCCCGCTCGGCGCTGGCCGAGGTGCGGGCGACCGTCGGTGGGCTGCGCGCCGCCAACCTCGACGCCGAGGTGACCGCGGCTCCGCGCGTGCTCGCCGACGCGGGCGTCACGACCGAGGTCGTCGGCGAGGTCGCCGACACCGACCCGCGCCACCGGGCGCTGCTGGCCTGGGTGCTGCGGGAGTCGGTCACCAACGTCGTACGCCACTCCGGCGCGGGATCCGTCCGGATCGAGCTCGGCGCCCACGGCATCGCGATCACCGACGACGGCGCGGGCCCGACCGGCCCCGAGGGCAACGGCCTGCGCGGGATGCGGGAGCGGGTGCAGGGCGCGGGTGGCACGCTGACCGTGACCCCGGCGACGCCCGGGACGCGAGTGGAGGTGGGACTGCCGTGATCAGGCTGCTGCTGGCCGACGACCAGGCGCTGGTGCGCGGGGCGCTCGCCGCGCTGCTCGACCTCGAGCCGGACCTCGAGGTGGTCGCCCAGGTGGGGCGGGGCGACGAGGTGGTCGACGCCGCCCGCGAGTCGGGCGCGGAGGTGTGCCTGCTCGACATCGAGATGCCCGGCATGACCGGGATCGACGCCGCGGCCGCGCTCCGCGGCGCGCTGCCCGGCGTCCGGTCGCTCGTGGTGACGACCTTCGGACGCCCCGGCTACGTCCGCCGCGCGATCGAGGCCGGCGCGTCCGGCTTCGTCGTCAAGGACACCCCGGCGCGCCAGCTCGCCGACGCCGTGCGCCGGGTGCACGCCGGGCTGCGGGTCATCGACCCCGACCTGGCCGCCGAGTCGCTGATGGACGGGTCGAGCCCGCTCACCGACCGCGAGCGCCAGCTGCTGACGCTCGCGCTCGACGGGTCGACGGTCTCGACCATCGCCGCCGGGGTGCACCTGTCCGAGGGCACGGTCCGCAACCACCTGTCCGCCGCGATCGGCAAGACCGGGGCGAGCACCCGCAGCGAGGCGGCACGGATCGCCCAGGACCGCGGCTGGTTGTGAGGCGGCGGCTCACATCTCGCGGCGCTCCTCCACGTGGGTCGTCCGGGAGCGCTGGTTGTTCATCACGAGGGCGAGGACGAGCGACAGCACGCCGGCGACGACCAGGATCCACCCGACCGTGCCGGGGTCGACGACGTCCTGGACGGACGCGGGGAACTCCTTGATCGCGAACAGCAGGATCAGGCCGATGACCAGCAGCAGGATGCCGATGCCGATTCCCATGACGACTCCTTCGTCGCAGTGCGGCCGGCTCGGGACCGGACCGTCCCGGGCAGCGTAGGACGTCGGCGGGCGGCTCCACCGCTCCCGCACACCCGTGGGGGTGGCGGCGTCAGCGCACCTTCCCGGCACGCAGCGTGACCGAGCGGGTGGTGCCGCCGGCGGCCACGACGACGCGGACGGAGACCGCGCGGCCCCGCATCGGGGCCAGGAGCCTCAGCCGCGGGAGGGTGGCCCGGCGCACCTTCGCGGTCCCGGCGTACCACTGGAAGCGGTAGGTCACCGCGGTCGCGCGCAGCAGCCGGTCGAGGCCGGCGACCCGCAGGGTCCGCCCGACCCGCGGCTTCCCGGTGACGTCGAGGCCCGCGACGACGGCGGCGAGGCCGGCGGGTACGTCCACGGCCGGCGATGGGGCGGGCGTCGGCGCCGGAGGCGGGCTCGGGCTCGGAGCGGGGCTCGGTGTCGGGCTGGGCGTGGGGCTGGGTGTCGGGGTGGGTGTCGGGGTGGGGGTCGGCGTCGGGGGCGGCGCGGGGTCGCCGTGGATCCCCATCCGCGCGTCGACGTCGCCGCGGGACTCCCCCGGGGCGAGCACGACCGGCGTCGCGTCCGCCCACGTGTCGGCGTCGCGGTAGTACTCGGAGAGGTCCCCCTCCTCCTGGGAGCTGTAGAACCGGAGGACGTAGCCGGCCGGCGGCAGGTCGTCGATGACGTAGGACCCGTCCGGGCCGACGGTCACGGTCACGACCTCCTGCTCCTCGGGGTCGTACGCGGTGACCTCCGCGCCGGGGAGCGGGGCGCCGGCGGCGTCGACGACGCGTCCGGCGATCGCGGCGGTCGCGGTGAGGTCGAGCGGCGGCAGCGCCGACCCGAGCCCGGCGTCGACCACGACGTCGGTGCCCTCGTCGACCGTCGCGACGTCCTCGAAGAACTCGGGCAGGTGGCCGGGTGCGGAGACGCCCACCCGGTAGGTCCCGGGCGCCAGCCCGCTCAGCGCGTACGCCCCGTCGGCGCCGCTGGTCGCGGGTCGGCCGACCGGCTCCCAGGTCGTGCCGTCGGTGTCGACGGCGTAGGCGCGGACGGTCGCGCCGGGCAGGGGCCGTCCGCCCCCCTCGACGAGGCCGACGACCGAGCCGGCGGGTTCGACGAAGGCGTCGACCTCGGTCACCGGCCGGTCGACGACCGCGACGGGCAGGGCGGAGGCGAGGTCTGGCCGGTTGTCGTAGGCCTCCTCGACGTAGGTGCCGCGCGGGCTCTCGAAGGCGATCCGGTAGGTGCCGCGCTCGAGGTCGAGCGACCAGGCGCCGCCCTCGTCCGGGGTGGTGGTGCCGGCGGGCTCCCACGTGCCGGCGGGGCCGGGGAGGTAGGCCACGACCCGCAGGTCGGTGGTGTCGAGCACGTCGGCGGTCGAGACGGTGCCGGACACCGCGTCCCCCATCACGGCGCCGCTGGCGGGCGGCAGGCCGCCCACGGCGAGCACCGATGCGGTGGCCACCGCGATCGCCACCGACCGCCGAGCGCGTCCCTGCATCACACCCCCCGGCCCCGGGCCGGCGCCGCGTATCGGGCCGGTCGCCCGGGCCGAACGCTAGGACCGGCTCCGGCACGGCCAGGACGCCTGCACCGCCATCCCCACAATTGGGCAGACCGGACCGGGTCCGACCCGGGCCCTACGCTCTCCCCATGACCGACCAGGAGTCCATGTCCGGCCTCGTCTCGGTGTGGTGGGAGGCGGTCGACTCCTTCACCCGCCTGCTCGAGCGCGTCGGCGACGACGAGTGGCAGACCCCCACCGACCTGCCAGGCTGGGACGTCCACGCGGTCGCGGCGCACACCGCCCACCTCGAGGGGCTGCTCGCCGGGCGGGCGCACGACGACATCGAGGTCGGCGAGGTCGGCCACGCCCGCGGCGCGATGGGTCGCTTCACCGAGCAGGGCGTGGTGGCCCGCCACGGTCGCGTCCCGGGCGACCTGATCGCCGAGATCCGCGAGGCGGCGACCGCGCGGCACACGCGGCTGCTCGCCGACCCGCCGATCGACCCGGACGCGCCGGCGCCGGGGCTGTTCGGCGCGATCGGGTGGTCGACCCTCACGCTGCTGCGCAACCGGCCGCTCGACGTGTGGATGCACGAGCAGGACGTCCGGCGCGCGCTGGAGAGGCCGGGCAACCTCGACTCGGCCGCCGCCGTGCACACGACCGACCAGCTCCTCGAGAGCCTGCCGATGGTGGTCGCCAAGCGCGCAGCGGCACCGGCCGGGACCGTCGTGCGCGTCGCGGTCGACGGGCACGCACCGGTGACGGCCGTCGTGGGCACGGACGGCCGGGGCCGGCGCGGCGACGCGGCCGACGGCGAGCCGACCCTGACCCTCGGCACGGACCGGGAGACGTTCGTGCTCCTCGCCGGCGGGCGACGGGCACCCGCCCCGGGCGCGGTGCGGGTCGACGGTGACGCCGACCTCGCGGCCCGGGTGCTGGGCGCGATGGCGGTGACGCCGTGACCACCTCGACCGCGTGGACCACCGACCGGATCGGCGACCTCACCGGCCGCACGGCACTGGTCACGGGCCCGACCGTCGGCGGGCTCGGCTTCCACACCTGCCTCGAGCTGGCCCGGCACGGCGCCCGCGTGGTCCTCGCCGGGCGTACGCCGGACAAGCTCGACGCGGCGGCGGACGCGGTCCGCGCCGAGGTGCCCGGCGCCGACCTCGACCACCTCGTCGTCGACCTGGCCGACCTGGCGTCCGTGCGCGCCGCCGGCGGGGAGGCGGCACGTCTCGGTCCGCTCGACCTGCTGGTCAACAACGCCGGGGTGATGGCGAGTCCCTACCGCCGCACCGCCGACGGCCTCGAGTCGCAGATGGCGACCAACCACTTCGGCCCGTTCCTGCTGACCGGCCTGCTGCTCGACCAGCTCGTCGCGTCCGGCGCCGGCCGGGTCGTCACCCTGTCCTCGCAGATGCACCGGGTGGCGCGCTCGGCGCCGACCGGCGACCCGCGCGAGCGGCGCCGCTACCGCCGCTGGCGGGTCTACGGGCAGACCAAGCTCGCCAACCTGCTCTTCACGTTCGAGCTCGACCGGCGCCTGCGCCGCGCCGGCCTCCCGGTCACGGCGCTCGCCGCGCACCCGGGCTTCGCCGGCACCCACCTCGCCGTCAACGGCCAGCTCGGTGGCACCGAGGGGCGACGGGCCGCGATCATGGACGCCGCCGTGCGGGCGGTCTCCCAGCCGGCCGCGGCCGGCGCCTGGCCGACGCTGATGGCTGCGACCGACGACCTGCCGGGCGCGACGTACGTCGGTCCGGGCGGGCCGGGCCAGGCCGGGGGTCGGCCGCAGGTCGTCGGCACGTCGTCCCTGGCCCGCGACCAGGTCGCCCAGCGTCGGCTGTGGGAGCGCAGCGAGGAGACGGTGGGGCTGGCCTGGCCGTGACCGGCCGGAGCCCTCACTCCCGGTCGCGCACCCGCACCAGCCCGGACAGCGTGCCGACCCAGACGGTGCCGTCGGTGCCGACGGTGACCTCCGACCCGTCGCTGCCGGCCAGCACGCCGGTGCCGGTGCGCACGCTCCACATGCTGCGCCCGGTGGAGGCGTCGAGGGCGGTGAGGTACCACGCGCTCACCCCGGTGAGGGAGGGTCGCTTGGTCCACGCGTAGAGCAGCCCGTTCGGCCAGCTCGCGACCGCACCCGAGGCCGGGGAGACCTGGTCGCTGCTCCACCGCTCGCGGCAGGCGCCGTCGACCACGTCGACCCGCGCGATGCCCGGGCTGGTGGTGAACCCGAGCAGCGCGCTGCGGGGCGAGGAGTAGCCGTGGTTGTTGGTGACCACCACCGACGTGCCGAGCGGCGCGAGCGGGCTCGAGGTGGCGCCGTCGCCCTCGCCGAAGACCGGCTGGCGGCAGACCTGCTCGCCGCTGCCTCGCTGGAGCACCACCACCTGCAGCCGGTCGTCGACCTCGTCGGTGACGGCGAGGGTGCCGCCGTCCAGCAGGACGGGCGCCGACCCGCTGGCGTGGTCGGTGGGCGTGGTCCAGCCGACGGCCGGCGTGCCGTCCGGACCCGCCGACAGGCGGTGGACGGCCTCGTCGGTGGCGACGTAGACCCCGCCGTCGGGGTCGACGGCCAGCCCGTGTCGGACGGGCTCGCCGAGGTCGTGGACGCCGACGGCTCCCGTGGACGGGTCGACCGTGCCGACGAGCCCGTGCGCCGACACCCACCAGATCCGTCCGGACCAGTCGGGCGCGAGGTCGACCAGGCAGTCGCGGAACGGGACGTAGGGCTTGAGGTCCCACCGCGTGTCGTCGGCGAGGTCGGCCTCGCCGTCGGTCGACGTCCGCAGGGCGACGACCTCGCGGTCCGCGGTGGCGACGACGGCCCGGTCGCGGTCGTCGAGGTAGAACGCGTCGCCCGCGCAGGTGTCGTCGGACGGGAGCTCGCGGGTCGCGACCGGCCGCAGGTCGGTCGGGTCGACCAGGCGCAGGGCGGGGCCGCCGCGCGCGGTGCACGACGCGACCACCAGCCCGGACGACGCCACCTCCAGCCGGCCGCAGCGCTGCAGGCCGAACCAGGAGGTGTCGACCTCGGGCTGCAGCCCCAGCGGGCCGGGCCGCGCGGAGGCGGTGCCGGCGACCCGGTGCGGGTTCTGCGGTGCCTCGGTCGGCACGGGGTGCGCGGACGCCGGCCGACCGACGTATGCCGGTCCGGCCAGGGCGCCCGGGGCCGGTGGCACCGGGAGCCACCCGTCGGGGACCAGCAGCACGAGGCCGCACACGGCGGCGGTGAGGCCGGCGCTCCAGGCGGCGGCGCGGCGGCTGACGTGGACCCTGTCCTGCACCCACCAGCGGACCCGCGGGACGCACAGCGCCAGTGCGGCCACGAGCAGCACGACCGGCCCCCGGGCCAGCCACAGCAGCACGATCGCCCCCACCAGCCAGACCACCGGGCGACTCTAGGTGAGCGTCCCGGCGCGGCGGCGGAGGCGCCACGGGTCCGCGGGCAGGAGTGCGTCACACCCCGCCCGCGGACGCGGTCACTCGGTGGTGTGGCGCATCCGCGGAGCGGTGATGGTGACCTCGGCGAACGTGCCGTGCCCTCCGCCGTGCCGCAGGAAGATGCGCGAGCGCCGGGGCACCGGCACCAGCCCGCGCGGCGCCGGCTCGGGGAGGTCGGCGACGACCTCCGGCGTGCGGCGGGCGAGCGTCCCGTTGAGCTGCTCGAGCTCCTTGAGCCGGGCGGTCAGGCCCTGGTGCTCCATGGTGTGGTCGGACATGTCGCGACTCCCTCCTCCCCCGGTGCGGTCCCCCACGGACCGCTTGTGAGAAGGCTAGGAGCGCCCGGCGGGGCGTGGAACGTGGTAGAGGCAGCCTCCGGGGAGTCTTGAGGCGGGACTGGACCACCCCGGTACTCGCAGGCGTGGCGTTGACCCGACCTTGAGGCGTCGCGCGGGACGCCGCCGCCGTCGCCGGACGCGGAAGTGCCCCGCCCGGTGAAGGGCGGGGCACTCGGTGACCGGATCGCTCAGGCGTCCGGTCGCGCGGACGGGCCGGCCCCCACCGACCCCCGCGGACGCGGTATCCGCGTCTCGACGACGTCCTCGAAGGTCGTCGTCCTGTCTCCTACCGCCCCGATGCGGATCATCGTGCCTCCCCGTGTGCTGACTCGTGCTCGTTGGTGCTGGTCCCCCGGGGGGGTCTCCCCCGTCCCTCACCCAGTCAAGAGGAGCGAGGGCCCGTCCTGATACACCCCAAGACGGGTGAATCCGCAACCAGTGGGGACGATCGCCGCGACATACCGCGAGCGATCATCCCCACTGTCGGCCCGCGCCCGCCGATGGTCGCCGCCGGCGAGGACGCGTACGCGCAACGGACCCCACCGGAACGGGGGTCCGGTGGGGTCCGTGGGCGCGGGGGTGGGTCAGGCGGCCTTGGCCATCGCCCGGGCCTCGCTCTCGAGCTTGCGCCCGAGCAGGCGGCGGGTGCGGCGGTCGCCGGTCGCCATCTTGTAGAGGACGGCCAGCTGCTGCGGCGCGTTCTTGGCGTTGGTGGTCGCCAACCAGCCGTTGGGCAGCGAGAGCCGGACGACCTTGTGCCAGGCCGAGTAGACCTGCTGCGGCATCGGGCGCGTGCAGTAGGTGAGGTCGTACTTGTCGAACAGCGCCTTCACCTTGGGCGCGATCTCGCCGTAGCGGTTGGACGGCAGGTCGGGGAACAGGTGGTGCTCGACCTGGTGCGACAGGTTGCCGGTCATCAGGTGGAGCGCCTTCGAGCCGGAGATGTTGGCGCTGCCGAGCATCTGGCGGACGTACCACTCGCCCTTGGTCTCGCCGTCGATCGAGCGCTTCTCGAAGGTCTCGACGCCCTCCGGGAAGTGGCCGCACAGGATGACGGAGTTGGACCAGAGGTTGCGCACGATGTTGGCGGTGAAGTTGGCCGCCAGGGTCGGCAGGAAGGAGCCGGTCGGGATCGACAGCGCCGGGTGGACGACGTAGTCCTTGGTGGCCTGCTTGCGGATCTTGCGCAGGACCTGCTTGGCGCGGCGGCGGAAGTCGGGGTCCTTGGTCTGCTTCTTGGCGATGACCGAGCCGAGCTCGAGGTCGTAGGCGGCGATGCCGTACTCGAAGAAGACGGCGTTGATGAAGCAGAAGACCGGCTGGGCGAGCGAGGACGGGGTCCAGGGCTGGTCCTCGTCGACGCGCATGATGCCGTAGCCGAGGTCGTTGTCCTTGCCGATGACGTTGGTGTAGGTGTGGTGCAGCTCGTTGTGGCTGTGCTTCCACTGCTCGGCCGGCGAGGCCATGTCCCACTCCCAGGTGCTGGAGTGGATCTTGGGGTCGCGCATCCAGTCCCACTGGCCGTGCAGGACGTTGTGGCCGATCTCCATGTTGTCGAGGATCTTGGAGACGCTGAGGCCGAGGGTGCCGAGGACCCACGCCGGCGGGAACGCGCTGAAGAGCAGCACCGCGCGCGAGCCGAGCTCGAGCTTGCGCTGGGTGTCGATGACCCGGCGGATGTACGCCGCGTCCTTGGCGCCACGGGAGTCGATGACCTCCTGGCGGATCGCGTCGAGCTCGATGCCGATCTGCTCGATGTCGGCCTCGGTGAGGTGGGCGATCGGGTTGGTCTGGCCGAGGACGGCCTTCTTCTGGACGGTGGTCATGTCGATCTCCTGGGGGTGTCGTGGAGGTCTGGCGTCAGTGGTCGATGTGGCAGGGGCCGGCGGCGGCGTTGATGCAGGTCTGCACCTTGATGTCGCCCGTCTCGCCGGGGACGGCGGTGGTGATGGCGCCGTTGCGCAGGTCGCGCACGCTGCCCTCGCGCAGCGGGATCACGCAGCCCATGCAGATGCCCATCCGGCACCCGCTCGGCATGAGCATCCCGGCGTCCTCCGCGGCGTCGAGGATCGGCGTGGCGCCGTCGAGGTCGAGGGTGGTGCCGGAGGAGAAGGTCACGGTCCCGCCGTCGCCGGGCTCGACCCGCGCGGTGCGGAACTGCTCGGTCGTGAGGGTGATGCCGGCGGCGTCGTGGTGCTCGGCGAGGGCGTCGAGCAGCCCGGCCGGGCCGCAGGCGAGGGTCCGGCGCTCGGCCAGGTCGGGGACCAGGTCGGCGAGGTCGTCGACGGAGAGCACGCCGTGCTGGTCGTCGTAGCGCGCGACGAGCCGGATCGCGCCGGCGGCGTCGAGCGCCTCGAGGTCGCGGATGAAGATCGAGTCGGGCCGGGTGGGGGCCACGTGGACCACGACGATGTCGTGGACCGCGCTGCGGGCCGGACGGAGCACGCCGTCGTCGGTGCTGGGGAACAGGTTGCGCAGCATCCCGATGACCGGCGTGATGCCGGACCCGGCGGTGACCATGAGGAACCGGCCACCTTCGGGCGGCAGCACGAACTCGCCGGCCGCCTGCTCGAGGTGGACCAGGGTGCCGGGGCGGGCCTCGTGGACGAGGTGGTTGCTGACCAGGCCGTCGGGCACCGCCTTGACGGTGATCGAGATCCGGCCGTCGCGGCGCGGGCCGTGGGTGAGCGAGTACGCCCGCCACTGGCGTACGCCGTCGACGTCGATGCCGATGCGGAGGTACTGACCGGGCACGTGGCCGGCCCAGTCGGCGCCGGGACGGATCACGATCGTCGCGGCGTCGGCGGTCTCGGGGTGGACCGACTCGATGCGACCGCGCAGGTCGGCGCCGGAGCGCAGCGGCGCGAAGAGGTCCAGGAAGTCGGACGGGAGGTAGGGGGTGGTGGCGGCCTCGGCGACGCGCATCGCGCGGTCGCGGAGCCGGGAGCCACGGGCGCTGGTGCCCGCACCCGGATCGAGGAAGGTCGTCATGGGAACACTCTCCCTGTTCCGGGCCGCTGCTTCCTGCCCTCCGCACGTGAATCGGGGCTAGGATGTTGTTCGCTGCGAACAATTGCCCACGTCAGGAGCGCCATGACTACCCGAGGTGTGCGTCCGGCCACACAAATGCAGACCGTCGTGGGCCTGGACCCCCAGGTGGCCGAGGCGCTGCGCGCACGGCTGCCCGAGGTCGCGGACCGGGTGGTGCTGACCATCATCGACGAGGTGCCGAGCTATGCCGGTGCCTTCAGCGGGCGGATGGGCGAGGTGATCCGCAACGCGGTGCAGCTCGCGCTCGGCGGGTTCCTCACCCTCGCCACCCGGCAGGACGGCAAGGCCCCGCCCAAGGCGCCCGCCATCGAGGGCGCCTACCAGCTCGGCCGCGGCGAGGCGCGCAGCGGCCGCACGGTCGAGGCGCTGCTCGCGGCCTACCGCGTCGGCGCACGCACGTCGTGGCGCGACATGGCCGACGCGGCGGTGGCGGCGGGCATCGGCGCCGAGCAGCTCGCCCGCTTCGCCGAGCTGGTCTTCGCCTACATCGACGAGCTCTCGGCCTCCTCGGTCGCCGGCCACACCGACGAGCTCGAGAGCAGCGGCCGGGTGCGGCAGCGCAACCTCGAGCGGCTGGCGCGGGCACTGCTGACCGGCGCCACTCCCGACGCGGCGGCGGCGGCGGCCGAGCGCGCCGACTGGGAGCCGCCGGGCGCGCTGATCGCGGTGGTGCTGCCGGAGTCCCAGGTCTCGCACGCCCTCACCGCCCTCGACCCGGGCACGCTGCACCCCACCGACGAGGTGCCCGACCTGCCCGAGGGGCACGCGTCGCTGCTCGTGCCCGGCCCCGGCTCGCCGGCGGCGCGGCGTACGCTCCTGCGCGCACTGCGGGGCACCGACGCGGTCGTCGGCCCGGCGTCCCCGTGGCTCGAGGTGGCTGCGTCGCACCGGCGCGCGGTGCGGTGCGCCGCGCTCGGCGAGACCGGCCTCGTCGACTCCGAGGAGCACCTCGCCGCGCTCCTGCTCGCGGCCGATCCGGACGCCCGCGCCGACCTGCGCGCCCGGGTGCTCGCGCCGCTGGCCGACCTCCGGCCCTCGACCGCCGAGAAGCTCACCGAGACGCTCCGCAGCTGGCTGCTGCACCACGGGCGCCGCGAGGCGGTCGCCGAGGAGCTCTTCGTCCACGCCCAGACCGTGCGCTACCGCGTGCAGCAGCTGCGCGAGGTCTACGGCGACCGGCTCGAGGACCCGGCGTTCGTGCTCGACGCGACGCTCGCGCTGGCCTAGGGGCGGGCCGCCGGGTTGGCCAGCGTCCCGGCGAACACCAGCGAGTCGGCCTGGTCGGCGAGGTCGACCATCTGCAGGGTGTTGCGCAGCTGGAGCCGGTTGAGGCAGCTGTGCGCGAACGCCGGTCGCAGCAGGTCGTACGTCGCCGCGGCCCCCGCCAGCCCGGGGTGGTCGGCGGCGTGGCCGGCGATGCAGTCGCGGACCAGCGCCCAGAAGGCGTGGTCGGCCAGCAGGCCCGCGCCGGACAGGATCGCGCCGAGGTGGCGCAGGAAGCCGTCCATGACGTCGGTGTGGATCGCCAGCGCGGCCAGGTCGGGACCCACGACCGAGCGGATCCGCTCGACGGCCGCGGGCAGCGGCCGGTCGGAGACGACGGCGACCTCCTCGCCGATGTCCTTCATGACCATCCGCACCGGGACGTGGTCGCGCAGCACCATGACCAGGTTCTCGCCGTGCGGCATGAAGGCGAGGTCGTGCGCGAGCAGGCAGTGCACGAGGGGCCGGAGGTAGGCGCGCAGGTAGGTCGCGACCCACGCGTCCGCGGGGAGCCCGGAGGCCGCGACCAGCTCGGCGACGTACGGCACCCCGTCGGCGTCGCGGTGCAGCAGCGCGGCCATCGTGGCCAGCCGCTCGCCCTCCGCGAGCCGCGGCACCGGGCTCTCGCGCCAGAGCGCGGCGACCATCTTGCGGTGCGCCGAGGCGACCGGGAGCCGGTGGTAGGCGTCGCCGGTCCAGCCGATCGCCGCGTGCTCGCGCAGCACCGTGAACCCGAGCGAGCACAGCTCCTCGTCGTCGTCGACCAGGGCGGCGACCCAGTCGTTGATCGCGGGCGTCGCCTCCATGTAGGCCGGCGACAGCCCCCGGACGAACCCCATGTTCTGGATCGCGAGCGCGACCTTCACGTAGGACCGCTCGGGGTGGTCGACGGGGAAGAACGTCCGGATCGACTGCTGGGCCCGGTGCGCGCCCTCGACCTCGCCGAGGTGCACCAGCGCCCCGCGGGCGACGTCGGGGGCGAACGTGATCGCGATCCGGTTGGTCCACTGCCACGGGTGGACCGGGAGGTAGAGGTGGTCGGCGGGGTCGAGTCCGAGGTCGCGCAGCCGCTTCTCCAGCGCCGCCAGGCCGTCGTCGCCGAGCTCGGCGCGGTAGTGCTCCTCCTCGGTCAGCCCGGCGGCGAGCGAGAGGCGCGCCTCGTCGCGGCGCACGGCGAGCCAGTGCAGGCGTACGTCGGCCCCCGTCTCCGGGGCGTAGCGCGCGAAGTCGTCGACGCCGAACCCGATCCGGCCGTTGCAGGCGACGAAGCCGGGGTGCCCCTCGGTCATCGCGGCCTCGACCTCCTGGTGGCTCGCGTGGACGAGGTCGGCGGACGACAGCCGGTGGTGGGTGAGCTTCCAGGCCGCCGACGCGAGCGTGCTGGCGACCTCCTCGACGTAGAGCGCGAGCAGGTGGTCGGGGATGCCGAGCAGGGTGTGGGCGTCGACGACGAAGTCCTGCGCGTCCACCGGCCGCTCGGTCCCGTCGACCGTGCGCCGGATCGAGGTGGGGTCGAC
Above is a genomic segment from Nocardioides okcheonensis containing:
- a CDS encoding MSCRAMM family protein; translation: MATASVLAVGGLPPASGAVMGDAVSGTVSTADVLDTTDLRVVAYLPGPAGTWEPAGTTTPDEGGAWSLDLERGTYRIAFESPRGTYVEEAYDNRPDLASALPVAVVDRPVTEVDAFVEPAGSVVGLVEGGGRPLPGATVRAYAVDTDGTTWEPVGRPATSGADGAYALSGLAPGTYRVGVSAPGHLPEFFEDVATVDEGTDVVVDAGLGSALPPLDLTATAAIAGRVVDAAGAPLPGAEVTAYDPEEQEVVTVTVGPDGSYVIDDLPPAGYVLRFYSSQEEGDLSEYYRDADTWADATPVVLAPGESRGDVDARMGIHGDPAPPPTPTPTPTPTPTPSPTPSPTPSPAPSPSPPPAPTPAPSPAVDVPAGLAAVVAGLDVTGKPRVGRTLRVAGLDRLLRATAVTYRFQWYAGTAKVRRATLPRLRLLAPMRGRAVSVRVVVAAGGTTRSVTLRAGKVR
- a CDS encoding NHL repeat-containing protein — protein: MVWLVGAIVLLWLARGPVVLLVAALALCVPRVRWWVQDRVHVSRRAAAWSAGLTAAVCGLVLLVPDGWLPVPPAPGALAGPAYVGRPASAHPVPTEAPQNPHRVAGTASARPGPLGLQPEVDTSWFGLQRCGRLEVASSGLVVASCTARGGPALRLVDPTDLRPVATRELPSDDTCAGDAFYLDDRDRAVVATADREVVALRTSTDGEADLADDTRWDLKPYVPFRDCLVDLAPDWSGRIWWVSAHGLVGTVDPSTGAVGVHDLGEPVRHGLAVDPDGGVYVATDEAVHRLSAGPDGTPAVGWTTPTDHASGSAPVLLDGGTLAVTDEVDDRLQVVVLQRGSGEQVCRQPVFGEGDGATSSPLAPLGTSVVVTNNHGYSSPRSALLGFTTSPGIARVDVVDGACRERWSSDQVSPASGAVASWPNGLLYAWTKRPSLTGVSAWYLTALDASTGRSMWSVRTGTGVLAGSDGSEVTVGTDGTVWVGTLSGLVRVRDRE
- a CDS encoding DUF6458 family protein: MGIGIGILLLVIGLILLFAIKEFPASVQDVVDPGTVGWILVVAGVLSLVLALVMNNQRSRTTHVEERREM
- a CDS encoding oxidoreductase; the encoded protein is MTTSTAWTTDRIGDLTGRTALVTGPTVGGLGFHTCLELARHGARVVLAGRTPDKLDAAADAVRAEVPGADLDHLVVDLADLASVRAAGGEAARLGPLDLLVNNAGVMASPYRRTADGLESQMATNHFGPFLLTGLLLDQLVASGAGRVVTLSSQMHRVARSAPTGDPRERRRYRRWRVYGQTKLANLLFTFELDRRLRRAGLPVTALAAHPGFAGTHLAVNGQLGGTEGRRAAIMDAAVRAVSQPAAAGAWPTLMAATDDLPGATYVGPGGPGQAGGRPQVVGTSSLARDQVAQRRLWERSEETVGLAWP
- a CDS encoding maleylpyruvate isomerase family mycothiol-dependent enzyme; translated protein: MTDQESMSGLVSVWWEAVDSFTRLLERVGDDEWQTPTDLPGWDVHAVAAHTAHLEGLLAGRAHDDIEVGEVGHARGAMGRFTEQGVVARHGRVPGDLIAEIREAATARHTRLLADPPIDPDAPAPGLFGAIGWSTLTLLRNRPLDVWMHEQDVRRALERPGNLDSAAAVHTTDQLLESLPMVVAKRAAAPAGTVVRVAVDGHAPVTAVVGTDGRGRRGDAADGEPTLTLGTDRETFVLLAGGRRAPAPGAVRVDGDADLAARVLGAMAVTP
- a CDS encoding response regulator transcription factor, with translation MIRLLLADDQALVRGALAALLDLEPDLEVVAQVGRGDEVVDAARESGAEVCLLDIEMPGMTGIDAAAALRGALPGVRSLVVTTFGRPGYVRRAIEAGASGFVVKDTPARQLADAVRRVHAGLRVIDPDLAAESLMDGSSPLTDRERQLLTLALDGSTVSTIAAGVHLSEGTVRNHLSAAIGKTGASTRSEAARIAQDRGWL
- a CDS encoding sensor histidine kinase, whose product is MSHLHGPASTAEDPSSPWQRWGWAMAVIWLGFLFFPVASALQSDAPPLATTATLAAIAVFAVLYVLGYTVWSQHALLVLAGLVTLTAALVPVLGVDALGVTPYLGAYSALQVPAPQWRWTTPAIAAVPVLSLFGSDDFPVFFFILVWPIIGGCTIVRLLTDAEVKADATRQSLALVAERERVARDVHDVLGHSLTALSVKAELAARLIDLDPERAKAELESIQETARSALAEVRATVGGLRAANLDAEVTAAPRVLADAGVTTEVVGEVADTDPRHRALLAWVLRESVTNVVRHSGAGSVRIELGAHGIAITDDGAGPTGPEGNGLRGMRERVQGAGGTLTVTPATPGTRVEVGLP